In the genome of Rhodoferax fermentans, one region contains:
- a CDS encoding 8-oxoguanine deaminase, which translates to MPTLLIHNAHCIATFDNADPLAARELRDASVFIRDNTIEAIGPAAELPQTADEVINARGHLVTPGLINTHHHMTQSLTRAIPEVQNAELFGWLRGLYPIWAGLTPEMVRVSTQIAMAELLLSGCTTSSDHLYIYPNGVRLDDSIEAAQAIGMRFVASRGSMSVGQSQGGLPPDAVVENEAFILKDTQRLIETWHDPRHGAMVNVAVAPCSPFSVSQDLMRQSALLARSYQVRLHTHLAENDHDLAYSREKFNCTPTQYAQDLGWLGPDVWHAHCVKLDDAGISLFAATRTGVAHCPCSNMRLGSGIAPIRKMLDAGVPVGLGVDGSASNDAAHMVNEARQALLLARVGRAMLPPETRTQADGSQRRFFGCDLGPAEMTVRDALALATRGGAQVLGRPDIGHLAVGMCADLALFDLETLGFAGGAVHDPVGALLLCTSPQAAYTIVNGTVVVQKGQLSTLELGPLVERHNQLARQLANLVH; encoded by the coding sequence ATGCCGACCCTGCTGATCCACAACGCCCACTGCATCGCCACCTTTGACAACGCCGATCCCCTGGCCGCGCGCGAGTTGAGGGACGCCTCGGTGTTCATCCGCGACAACACCATCGAGGCCATCGGACCTGCGGCAGAGCTACCACAAACGGCCGACGAGGTGATCAACGCGCGCGGCCACTTGGTGACTCCCGGCCTGATCAACACCCACCACCACATGACCCAGAGCCTCACCCGGGCTATTCCTGAGGTGCAAAACGCCGAGTTGTTTGGCTGGTTGCGTGGCCTGTACCCGATCTGGGCTGGCCTCACGCCCGAGATGGTGCGGGTCAGCACCCAGATTGCGATGGCCGAGCTGCTGCTGAGTGGCTGCACCACCAGCAGCGACCACCTCTACATCTACCCCAACGGCGTGCGGCTGGATGACAGCATCGAAGCAGCACAAGCCATTGGCATGCGTTTTGTCGCCAGCCGGGGCAGCATGAGTGTGGGCCAGTCGCAAGGGGGTTTGCCGCCCGATGCCGTGGTCGAGAACGAGGCGTTCATCCTCAAAGACACCCAACGCCTGATCGAGACCTGGCATGACCCACGTCATGGTGCGATGGTGAATGTGGCGGTGGCGCCGTGTTCCCCCTTCAGCGTAAGTCAAGATCTGATGCGCCAGTCGGCCCTGCTGGCACGCAGCTACCAAGTGCGCCTGCACACCCATCTGGCCGAGAACGACCACGACCTGGCCTACAGCCGCGAGAAGTTCAACTGCACCCCCACGCAGTACGCACAAGACCTGGGCTGGCTCGGGCCTGATGTGTGGCATGCCCACTGCGTCAAGTTGGACGACGCGGGCATCAGCCTGTTTGCAGCCACGCGCACCGGAGTGGCGCACTGCCCGTGCAGCAACATGCGCCTGGGCTCGGGCATTGCGCCGATCCGCAAGATGCTCGACGCGGGCGTGCCGGTGGGTTTGGGGGTGGATGGCAGCGCCAGCAACGACGCAGCGCACATGGTCAATGAAGCGCGCCAGGCTCTGCTGCTGGCGCGTGTGGGCCGAGCCATGTTGCCACCCGAAACACGGACCCAGGCAGACGGTTCACAGCGCCGCTTTTTTGGCTGTGATCTAGGTCCAGCCGAGATGACCGTGCGTGATGCCTTGGCCCTGGCCACACGCGGTGGGGCGCAGGTGCTGGGTCGGCCCGACATTGGCCACCTGGCGGTCGGCATGTGTGCCGACCTGGCTTTGTTTGATCTGGAAACGCTGGGGTTTGCCGGTGGCGCGGTGCACGACCCGGTCGGTGCACTGTTGTTGTGCACCAGCCCGCAAGCGGCTTACACCATTGTGAATGGCACCGTTGTGGTGCAAAAAGGGCAACTCAGTACGCTGGAACTGGGCCCGCTGGTTGAGCGGCACAACCAACTGGCCCGCCAGCTGGCCAATTTGGTGCACTGA
- a CDS encoding DNA translocase FtsK produces the protein MTYSLNTLNSSRNEAPKASRSVLGRFAQELWLLMGLVLLALWLLALLSYSPLDPAWSTSGNGGPLHNYAGHVGAWLADGSYFLLGYSVWWCVAAGLRAWLSALARWLRGHEEVLAPAKPGAQAVSAEGGRILFWLGLLVLLCASATLEWTRFYSLEAGLPGHGGGLLGYFLGPLGLQGLGFTGSGLVAIAAGVIGSSLVFGFSWGLVAERLGAWMFGQIENRREKIAQDEDLALGQQAAQARAEVLVEERQDQAVHHPKPVVVVEPVVVEVPKSERVVKERQKPLFQEIDSKLPQVDLLDAALLRQETVAPETLEMTSRMIEKKLKDFGVEVAVVLAQPGPVITRYEIEPATGVKGSQIVGLAKDLARSLSLVSIRVVETIPGKNYMALELPNAKRQTIKLSEILGSKIYNEAKSMLTMGLGKDIVGNPVLADLAKMPHVLVAGTTGSGKSVGINAMILSLLYKAEAHDVRLLMIDPKMLEMSVYEGIPHLLCPVVTDMKQAANGLTWCVAEMERRYKLMSKMGVRNLAGFNTKWDEAKARGEFIYNPFSLTPEAPEPIERLPHIVVVIDELADLMMVVGKKIEELIARLAQKARAAGIHLILATQRPSVDVITGLIKANIPTRIAFQVSSKIDSRTILDQMGAEALLGMGDMLYMPSGTGLPIRVHGAFVSDEEVHRVVSYLKSQGEPNYIEGILEGGTVDGEDGAGTLDGGGGEKDPMYDQAVEVVLKNRKASISLVQRHLKIGYNRAARLVEDMEKAGLVSSMSTSGQRDILVPARNE, from the coding sequence ATGACCTATTCCCTCAATACCCTCAACTCATCCCGCAACGAGGCACCCAAGGCGAGTCGCTCGGTGTTGGGCCGCTTTGCGCAGGAGCTGTGGCTGCTGATGGGTCTCGTGCTGCTGGCGCTGTGGCTGCTGGCACTGCTGAGTTATTCCCCGCTGGACCCGGCATGGTCCACCTCGGGCAACGGCGGACCTTTGCACAACTACGCGGGTCATGTGGGCGCTTGGTTGGCCGACGGCAGTTACTTTCTGCTGGGGTATTCGGTGTGGTGGTGTGTGGCCGCCGGCCTGCGTGCCTGGTTGTCGGCCCTGGCGCGCTGGTTGCGTGGGCATGAGGAGGTGTTGGCACCGGCCAAACCCGGTGCTCAGGCCGTGTCGGCCGAAGGCGGGCGGATTCTTTTCTGGTTGGGCTTGCTGGTGCTGCTGTGCGCCAGTGCCACGCTGGAGTGGACGCGTTTTTACAGTTTGGAGGCAGGCTTGCCGGGTCACGGTGGTGGTTTGCTGGGTTATTTTCTGGGGCCGCTAGGGCTGCAGGGCCTGGGGTTCACCGGCTCGGGACTGGTGGCGATTGCCGCAGGGGTGATTGGTTCGTCTTTGGTGTTTGGTTTTTCCTGGGGGCTGGTGGCCGAACGGCTGGGTGCCTGGATGTTCGGCCAGATCGAAAACCGTCGCGAAAAAATCGCCCAGGACGAAGACCTGGCGCTGGGCCAGCAGGCCGCCCAGGCACGGGCCGAGGTGCTGGTTGAAGAGCGCCAGGACCAGGCTGTGCACCACCCCAAACCGGTGGTGGTGGTGGAGCCGGTGGTGGTGGAGGTGCCCAAGAGTGAGCGTGTGGTCAAAGAGCGCCAGAAACCGCTGTTCCAGGAAATTGACAGCAAGCTGCCGCAGGTTGACCTGCTCGATGCCGCCCTGCTGCGCCAGGAAACTGTGGCGCCCGAGACGCTGGAGATGACCAGCCGCATGATCGAGAAAAAACTCAAGGACTTTGGCGTCGAGGTGGCGGTGGTGCTGGCCCAGCCCGGCCCGGTGATCACCCGTTATGAGATCGAACCGGCCACCGGCGTCAAAGGGTCACAAATTGTGGGCCTGGCCAAGGATTTGGCGCGCAGTCTGAGCCTGGTGTCGATCCGCGTTGTGGAAACCATTCCCGGCAAGAACTACATGGCGCTGGAGTTGCCCAACGCCAAACGCCAGACCATCAAACTCAGCGAAATTCTGGGCTCCAAGATCTACAACGAAGCCAAGTCGATGCTGACCATGGGCCTGGGCAAGGACATTGTGGGTAACCCGGTGCTGGCCGATCTGGCCAAGATGCCGCACGTGCTGGTAGCGGGTACCACCGGCTCGGGCAAGTCGGTCGGTATCAACGCGATGATCCTCTCGCTGCTCTACAAGGCCGAGGCCCATGACGTGCGCCTGCTGATGATCGACCCGAAGATGCTCGAAATGTCGGTCTACGAAGGCATTCCGCATCTGTTGTGTCCGGTGGTCACCGACATGAAACAGGCCGCCAATGGCCTGACCTGGTGTGTGGCCGAAATGGAGCGCCGCTACAAACTCATGAGCAAGATGGGCGTGCGCAACCTGGCTGGTTTCAACACCAAGTGGGACGAGGCCAAGGCACGTGGTGAGTTCATCTACAACCCGTTTAGCCTGACGCCTGAGGCGCCCGAGCCGATTGAGCGCCTGCCCCACATCGTGGTGGTGATCGACGAGCTGGCTGACCTGATGATGGTGGTGGGGAAAAAGATCGAAGAGCTGATTGCCCGCCTGGCGCAAAAAGCCCGCGCCGCCGGTATCCACCTGATTCTGGCCACCCAGCGCCCCAGTGTGGATGTGATCACCGGCCTGATCAAGGCCAACATCCCGACGCGTATTGCGTTCCAAGTGTCCAGCAAGATCGATAGCCGCACCATCCTCGACCAGATGGGGGCCGAGGCGCTGCTGGGCATGGGTGACATGCTCTACATGCCCAGCGGCACCGGCCTGCCAATCCGTGTGCACGGCGCCTTTGTCAGCGACGAGGAAGTGCACCGCGTGGTCAGCTACCTCAAGAGCCAGGGTGAACCCAATTACATCGAAGGGATTCTCGAAGGCGGCACGGTCGACGGGGAAGACGGTGCAGGCACACTCGACGGCGGTGGCGGTGAAAAAGACCCGATGTACGACCAGGCAGTTGAGGTGGTCCTGAAAAACCGCAAGGCAAGTATCTCGCTGGTGCAGCGTCACTTGAAGATTGGTTACAACCGCGCCGCCCGGCTGGTGGAAGACATGGAAAAAGCCGGTCTGGTCAGCAGCATGAGCACCAGCGGCCAGCGTGACATCCTGGTGCCCGCGCGCAACGAATGA
- the lolA gene encoding outer membrane lipoprotein chaperone LolA has product MHFKRLLITTALIAIGAGNTWAGGIKSLEEFVKTVKAGKADFTQVVTSPAKDGQAPRVKTSSGQFEFARPNRFKFVYVKPFAQTIVADGQTLWLYDVDLNQVTARQQSQVLGSTPAALIASAADLKALQADFTLTDAPDKDGLQWVLATPKAKDGQLQSVRVGFRAGGSEVATLEVLEILDSFGQRSVLSFAGFQVNPALPAKGFEFKPPPGADVLKQ; this is encoded by the coding sequence ATGCACTTCAAACGACTTTTGATCACTACGGCTTTGATAGCTATCGGGGCAGGTAATACCTGGGCTGGCGGCATAAAAAGCTTGGAAGAATTCGTCAAAACCGTGAAAGCCGGCAAGGCCGACTTCACCCAGGTAGTGACTTCACCGGCCAAGGACGGGCAGGCGCCACGTGTCAAAACATCGAGCGGCCAGTTTGAATTTGCCCGGCCCAACCGTTTCAAGTTTGTCTACGTCAAACCCTTTGCCCAGACCATCGTCGCCGATGGCCAGACCCTGTGGTTGTATGACGTTGACCTGAACCAGGTCACGGCGCGCCAGCAGTCGCAGGTGTTGGGTTCGACCCCCGCAGCGCTGATTGCCTCGGCCGCTGATCTGAAGGCGCTGCAGGCAGACTTCACCTTGACTGATGCACCCGACAAGGACGGGCTGCAATGGGTGCTGGCGACACCGAAGGCCAAAGACGGACAGTTGCAGTCGGTGCGGGTCGGCTTCAGGGCTGGCGGATCCGAAGTGGCCACCCTCGAAGTGCTGGAGATTCTGGACAGTTTTGGCCAGCGTTCGGTGCTGAGTTTTGCGGGTTTCCAGGTCAACCCGGCTTTGCCAGCCAAAGGTTTTGAGTTCAAACCCCCGCCTGGGGCGGATGTGCTCAAACAGTGA
- a CDS encoding ABC transporter ATP-binding protein: MTDTVLNVSGVSKRFGGLQALSDVGIQIKRGQVYGLIGPNGAGKTTFFNVLTGLYTPDTGTFELAGKPYQPTAVHEVAKAGIARTFQNIRLFAEMTALENVMVGRHVRTHSGLLGAVFRTPGFKAEEAAITQRSHELLDYVGIGKLADFKARTLSYGDQRRLEIARALATDPQLIALDEPAAGMNSTEKVLLRELIDKIRNDNRTILLIEHDVKLVMGLCDRVTVLDYGKQLVEGTPAEVQRNEKVIEAYLGTGGH, from the coding sequence ATGACAGATACAGTTCTCAACGTCTCGGGTGTGTCCAAGCGTTTTGGTGGCCTGCAGGCCCTCAGCGATGTGGGCATCCAGATCAAACGCGGCCAGGTCTATGGCCTGATTGGCCCCAATGGTGCCGGTAAAACCACGTTTTTTAATGTGCTCACCGGTTTGTACACGCCAGATACCGGCACGTTTGAGCTGGCAGGCAAACCCTACCAGCCCACCGCCGTGCACGAGGTGGCCAAAGCCGGCATTGCCCGCACCTTCCAGAACATCCGTTTGTTCGCCGAAATGACGGCCCTGGAAAACGTCATGGTGGGGCGCCATGTGCGCACCCACTCGGGTTTGCTGGGGGCGGTTTTTCGCACGCCGGGTTTCAAGGCCGAAGAAGCCGCCATCACCCAGCGTTCGCATGAGCTGCTGGACTATGTGGGCATTGGCAAACTGGCCGATTTCAAGGCCCGCACCCTGAGCTACGGTGACCAACGCCGCTTGGAAATTGCCCGTGCCCTGGCCACCGACCCGCAGCTGATTGCGCTGGACGAACCCGCTGCGGGCATGAACAGCACCGAAAAGGTGTTGCTGCGTGAGCTGATCGACAAAATCCGCAACGACAACCGCACCATTCTGCTCATCGAGCATGATGTGAAGCTGGTGATGGGCCTGTGTGACCGGGTGACTGTGCTGGACTACGGCAAGCAGTTGGTCGAGGGGACACCCGCCGAAGTGCAACGTAATGAAAAAGTGATTGAAGCCTATTTGGGCACGGGTGGCCACTGA
- a CDS encoding ABC transporter ATP-binding protein — protein MTKTLLKVKGLKVAYGGIQAVKGVDFEVREGELVSLIGSNGAGKTTTMKAITGSLPINDGDIEYLGKSIRGQGPWDLVKQGLAMVPEGRGIFTRMTILENLQMGAYIRNDKPEIQMDIEKVFGIFPRLKERKDQLAGTLSGGEQQMLAMGRALISRPKVLLLDEPSMGLSPIMVDKIFEVVRDVYAQGVTVLLVEQNASRALALANRGYVMDSGLITMTGEGKTMLKDPKVRAAYLGE, from the coding sequence ATGACAAAAACTCTTCTGAAAGTTAAAGGCCTCAAAGTGGCTTACGGCGGCATCCAGGCCGTCAAAGGTGTGGACTTTGAGGTGCGCGAGGGCGAACTGGTGTCGCTGATCGGCTCCAACGGTGCGGGTAAAACCACCACCATGAAGGCCATCACCGGCTCGCTGCCGATCAACGATGGTGACATCGAGTACCTGGGCAAGAGCATCCGTGGCCAAGGGCCGTGGGATCTGGTGAAACAGGGCCTGGCCATGGTGCCCGAAGGGCGCGGGATTTTCACGCGCATGACCATTCTGGAAAACCTGCAGATGGGCGCCTACATCCGCAACGACAAGCCTGAGATCCAGATGGACATCGAGAAGGTGTTTGGCATCTTCCCGCGCCTGAAAGAGCGCAAGGACCAGCTCGCTGGCACGCTCAGCGGTGGTGAACAACAGATGCTGGCCATGGGCCGTGCGCTGATCAGCCGCCCCAAAGTGCTCTTGCTCGATGAGCCGTCGATGGGTCTGTCACCGATCATGGTCGACAAGATCTTCGAGGTGGTGCGTGACGTGTATGCCCAAGGTGTCACGGTGCTGCTGGTGGAGCAGAACGCCAGCCGCGCGTTGGCCCTGGCCAATCGCGGTTATGTGATGGACTCGGGTCTGATCACCATGACCGGTGAGGGCAAGACCATGCTCAAAGACCCCAAGGTGCGTGCCGCCTACCTGGGCGAATAG
- a CDS encoding replication-associated recombination protein A codes for MSTAPSNHPPLAERLRPKTLAEVIGQQHMLGEGMALRLAFESGQPHSCILWGPPGTGKTTIARLMADAFDAQFITISAVLGGVKDIREAVEQAQLAQAQGRRTLVFVDEVHRFNKSQQDAFLPHVESGLFTFIGATTENPSFEVNSALLSRAAVYVLQALTADDLKHIVASAQTLQGVPAIEDAAVERLVAYADGDARRLLNTLETLAVAAAQEKRVEITDDWLLKVLGERMRRYDKGGEQFYDTISALHKSVRGSDPDAALYWLVRMLDGGADPKYMARRLVRMASEDIGLADPRALRLALDAAEVYERLGSPEGELALAECVVYLAIAPKSNAVYKAFNAAKAFVKQDGTRPVPMHLRNAPTKLMKQLDYGKGYRYAHDEAGGFAAGERYLPEGMAEPGFYQPVERGLEIKIADKMRALRAQNQAAASAGKR; via the coding sequence ATGAGCACCGCGCCCTCCAACCACCCGCCGCTGGCCGAGCGCCTGCGCCCCAAGACCCTGGCCGAGGTGATTGGCCAACAACACATGCTGGGCGAGGGCATGGCCCTGCGCCTGGCTTTTGAGTCAGGTCAGCCGCACAGCTGCATCCTGTGGGGCCCGCCGGGCACCGGTAAAACCACCATCGCGCGGCTGATGGCCGATGCGTTTGACGCGCAGTTCATCACCATCAGCGCGGTGCTCGGTGGGGTCAAGGACATCCGCGAGGCGGTCGAGCAGGCGCAACTGGCCCAGGCCCAGGGTCGGCGCACACTGGTGTTTGTCGATGAGGTGCACCGCTTCAACAAAAGCCAGCAGGACGCTTTTTTGCCGCATGTGGAAAGCGGTTTGTTCACCTTCATCGGCGCCACCACCGAAAACCCCTCGTTCGAGGTCAACTCGGCCCTGTTGTCACGCGCAGCCGTTTATGTGTTGCAAGCGCTTACCGCCGATGATTTGAAGCACATTGTGGCTTCAGCCCAGACGCTGCAAGGGGTGCCTGCTATTGAAGACGCAGCAGTTGAGCGTTTGGTAGCTTATGCCGATGGGGACGCCCGGCGTCTGCTGAACACCCTGGAAACCTTGGCCGTGGCGGCAGCACAGGAGAAGCGTGTCGAGATCACCGACGATTGGTTGCTCAAGGTGCTGGGTGAGCGCATGCGCCGTTACGACAAGGGTGGCGAACAGTTTTACGACACCATCTCGGCCTTGCACAAAAGTGTGCGCGGCAGTGACCCGGACGCCGCGTTGTACTGGCTGGTGCGCATGCTCGACGGTGGCGCCGACCCCAAATACATGGCGCGACGCCTGGTCCGTATGGCCAGCGAAGACATTGGTCTGGCCGACCCGCGGGCCTTGCGTTTGGCGCTGGATGCGGCCGAAGTCTATGAGCGCCTGGGCAGCCCCGAGGGTGAGCTGGCGCTGGCCGAGTGTGTGGTCTACCTGGCCATCGCCCCCAAGAGCAACGCGGTCTACAAAGCTTTCAATGCAGCCAAGGCCTTTGTCAAGCAAGATGGCACCCGCCCGGTGCCCATGCACCTGCGCAACGCACCGACCAAACTCATGAAACAGCTGGACTACGGCAAGGGCTACCGCTACGCGCACGATGAGGCTGGCGGCTTTGCGGCCGGTGAACGTTATTTGCCTGAGGGCATGGCCGAACCCGGTTTTTATCAACCGGTGGAGCGTGGTCTGGAGATCAAGATTGCCGACAAGATGCGTGCCTTGCGTGCGCAAAACCAGGCCGCTGCGTCCGCTGGCAAACGCTGA
- a CDS encoding ABC transporter permease subunit: MKQKQIIVFLLAAVGLLVTPLILQGFGNAWVRIADMALLYVLLALGLNIVVGYAGLLDLGYVAFFAIGAYMYALLASPHLTENFPAIAAMFPNGLHMPIWVIIPAAAGLAALFGVLLGAPTLRLRGDYLAIVTLGFGEIIRVFMNNLDHPVNITNGPKGMGEIDSLTFFGMSFGKRIDIFGYDIASVTLYYYLFLVLVVFSVLISHRLQLSRVGRAWMAIREDEIAAKAMGINTRNLKLLAFGMGATFGGVSGAMFASFQGFISPESFSLMESVMIVAMVVLGGIGHLPGVILGAVALSAMPEVLRYVAGPLQSMTGGRLDASILRQLLIALAMISIMLLRPRGLWPAPEHGKSLTSTKP; encoded by the coding sequence ATGAAACAGAAACAAATCATCGTTTTCCTGCTGGCGGCCGTGGGCCTGCTGGTCACCCCACTCATCCTGCAGGGCTTTGGCAATGCCTGGGTGCGGATTGCCGACATGGCGCTGCTGTATGTGCTGCTGGCGCTGGGTCTGAACATTGTGGTGGGTTACGCCGGTCTGCTGGACTTGGGGTATGTGGCGTTTTTTGCCATTGGCGCCTACATGTACGCGCTGCTGGCCTCGCCGCATCTGACCGAGAACTTCCCGGCCATTGCGGCCATGTTCCCGAACGGCTTGCACATGCCGATCTGGGTCATCATCCCGGCAGCCGCAGGTCTGGCGGCGCTGTTCGGTGTTTTGCTGGGTGCGCCCACCTTGCGTTTGCGCGGTGACTACCTGGCCATCGTGACCCTGGGTTTTGGTGAAATCATCCGGGTGTTCATGAACAACTTGGACCACCCGGTCAACATCACCAACGGCCCCAAAGGCATGGGCGAAATCGACTCGCTGACCTTTTTTGGCATGAGTTTTGGCAAACGCATCGACATTTTTGGCTATGACATTGCCTCGGTGACGCTGTACTACTACCTGTTCCTGGTGCTGGTGGTGTTCAGTGTGCTGATCTCGCACCGCTTGCAACTCTCGCGTGTGGGTCGGGCCTGGATGGCGATCCGCGAAGATGAAATTGCCGCCAAGGCCATGGGCATCAACACCCGCAACCTGAAATTGCTGGCCTTCGGTATGGGTGCCACCTTTGGTGGTGTCTCGGGTGCCATGTTTGCCTCGTTCCAGGGCTTCATTTCGCCCGAGTCCTTCAGCCTGATGGAGTCGGTGATGATTGTGGCGATGGTGGTGCTGGGTGGCATTGGCCACTTGCCTGGTGTGATCCTGGGTGCGGTAGCGCTGTCGGCCATGCCTGAGGTCTTGCGTTATGTGGCTGGGCCGCTGCAAAGCATGACCGGTGGTCGGCTCGATGCCTCCATCCTGCGCCAGCTGCTGATTGCTCTGGCCATGATCAGCATCATGCTGCTGCGCCCACGCGGCCTGTGGCCCGCGCCAGAGCATGGCAAATCACTGACCAGCACCAAGCCCTGA
- a CDS encoding diguanylate cyclase domain-containing protein, whose protein sequence is MPVPLPSERLSTIRALFDDYIAQYATRDDRLITRFSDNFSGYSGGGDVLVKDRAEWVKITRQDFAQVPQPLRIEMLDICLQDLCHEVVVVTAFFHIHLPGPEHVLSRETARLVLIFRLEQGDWKIVHSGISIPYHLVQAGEVYPLKGLQDRNSTLESLVEQRTKQLQDSEALYRLLTEETLDVVWKTDRDLRITYISPADERLRGFKAEEVLGRHVFELFTEDGVATVQNILKNTTQAGEGKRSPEGFWIFSVQHRAKNGRVLWGEVLAKPQYDAQGNILGYHGTTRECTDRVRLEDEVRQLAFFDPLTSLPNRRLLDDRLGQSLVVSKRSGNYGAVMVLDLDNFKTLNDLHGHHVGDLLLLEVAQRLVDCVRQKDTVARFGGDEFVVILGELSADRPRSIQQASDVAEKIRASLVAPYLLKVSQSGQMDTLVEHHCSASIGLALFLGQDASQNDLLKWADAAMYQAKAAGRNVIRLADG, encoded by the coding sequence ATGCCAGTCCCATTGCCGTCTGAGCGCCTGTCAACCATCCGGGCTCTGTTTGACGACTACATCGCGCAGTACGCCACGCGTGATGACCGCTTGATCACCCGTTTCAGCGACAACTTCAGTGGTTACAGCGGTGGCGGGGATGTGCTGGTGAAGGACCGCGCCGAGTGGGTGAAGATCACCCGGCAGGACTTTGCCCAGGTGCCGCAGCCACTGCGCATCGAGATGCTCGACATTTGCCTGCAAGACCTGTGTCATGAGGTGGTGGTGGTCACCGCTTTTTTCCATATCCACCTGCCGGGCCCGGAGCATGTGTTGTCCCGCGAGACGGCACGCCTGGTGCTGATTTTCCGGCTGGAGCAGGGGGACTGGAAAATTGTGCACAGCGGCATCTCCATCCCCTACCACCTGGTGCAGGCCGGTGAGGTCTATCCCCTGAAAGGTTTGCAGGACCGCAACAGCACGCTCGAGAGTCTGGTCGAGCAGCGCACCAAACAGCTCCAGGACAGCGAGGCGTTGTACCGCCTGCTGACCGAAGAAACCCTGGATGTGGTCTGGAAGACCGACCGCGACTTGCGCATCACCTACATCAGCCCGGCCGATGAGCGGCTGCGTGGCTTCAAGGCCGAAGAGGTGCTGGGCCGGCATGTGTTTGAGCTGTTCACCGAAGACGGTGTGGCCACGGTACAGAACATTCTTAAAAACACAACCCAGGCGGGTGAGGGGAAACGGTCTCCCGAAGGCTTCTGGATCTTTTCTGTGCAACACCGCGCCAAAAACGGCCGGGTGTTGTGGGGGGAGGTGCTGGCCAAACCGCAATATGACGCACAAGGCAACATCCTGGGTTACCACGGCACCACACGCGAGTGCACCGACCGTGTCCGGCTGGAAGACGAGGTACGGCAGCTGGCATTTTTTGACCCGCTGACCAGCCTGCCCAACCGGCGCCTGCTCGATGACCGGCTCGGGCAGAGCCTGGTGGTGAGCAAACGCAGCGGCAACTATGGCGCGGTGATGGTGCTGGACCTGGACAACTTCAAGACCCTCAATGATTTGCACGGCCACCATGTGGGTGATTTGCTGTTGTTGGAGGTCGCCCAGCGGCTGGTGGACTGTGTGCGCCAGAAAGACACCGTGGCGCGTTTTGGGGGTGACGAGTTTGTGGTGATCCTGGGGGAGTTGAGTGCCGACCGGCCGCGCTCCATCCAGCAGGCCAGCGACGTGGCCGAGAAAATCCGCGCAAGTCTGGTCGCGCCTTACCTGCTCAAGGTGTCCCAGAGCGGGCAGATGGATACCCTGGTGGAGCACCACTGCTCGGCCAGCATCGGTCTGGCGCTGTTTCTGGGTCAGGACGCCAGTCAGAATGACCTGCTGAAATGGGCTGATGCTGCGATGTACCAGGCCAAAGCGGCGGGTCGCAATGTGATCCGTCTGGCTGACGGCTGA
- a CDS encoding branched-chain amino acid ABC transporter permease — protein sequence METLIQQIINGLVLGSMYALVALGYTMVYGIIGLINFAHGEVLMVGALTSWSVIGLMQDAMPGTPGWLILLVSMLIAAVVAAVLNFSIEKLAYRPLRNSPRLAPLITAIGMSLLLQTLAMIIWKPNYKPYPNLLPMVPYEIGGAVITLTQVLILGVTAISLAVLMWLVNYTRLGRAMRATAENPRVAALMGVKPDFVISATFVIGAVLAAIAGVMWAANYGTVQHTMGFLPGLKAFTAAVFGGIGNLAGAVVGGIALGLIESLGAGYIGALTGGVLGSHYSDIFAFIVLIIVLTLRPSGLLGERVADRA from the coding sequence ATGGAAACCTTGATACAGCAGATCATCAATGGTCTGGTGTTGGGCAGCATGTATGCCTTGGTGGCGTTGGGCTACACCATGGTGTACGGCATCATCGGATTGATCAATTTTGCCCATGGCGAGGTTCTGATGGTGGGGGCTCTGACCAGCTGGAGCGTCATCGGTTTGATGCAGGACGCGATGCCCGGCACACCCGGCTGGTTGATCCTGTTGGTGTCGATGCTGATTGCTGCGGTGGTCGCTGCGGTGCTGAACTTTTCGATTGAAAAACTGGCGTATCGTCCCTTGCGCAACAGCCCCCGTCTGGCGCCGCTGATCACCGCCATTGGTATGTCGCTGCTGCTGCAGACCCTGGCCATGATCATCTGGAAGCCCAATTACAAACCTTACCCGAACCTGCTGCCGATGGTGCCGTATGAGATTGGCGGCGCGGTGATCACCCTCACGCAGGTGCTGATTTTGGGTGTGACCGCGATCTCGCTGGCGGTGCTGATGTGGTTGGTGAACTACACCCGGCTAGGGCGTGCCATGCGCGCCACCGCCGAAAACCCGCGCGTGGCGGCCCTGATGGGTGTCAAACCCGACTTTGTGATCTCGGCCACTTTTGTGATTGGTGCGGTGCTGGCCGCGATTGCAGGTGTGATGTGGGCTGCCAACTACGGCACGGTGCAACACACCATGGGCTTTTTGCCAGGTCTGAAGGCCTTCACGGCGGCGGTGTTTGGTGGCATTGGCAACCTGGCTGGTGCGGTGGTCGGTGGTATTGCGCTGGGCTTGATCGAGTCGCTGGGTGCGGGTTACATCGGTGCCCTCACCGGTGGTGTGCTGGGCAGCCACTATTCCGATATTTTTGCGTTCATTGTGTTGATCATTGTGCTGACGTTGCGGCCCTCCGGCCTGCTGGGCGAGCGCGTGGCTGACCGCGCTTGA